A single region of the Desulfomonile tiedjei genome encodes:
- a CDS encoding chaperone NapD has protein sequence MVITGSALLIKPGSHETVLERLKDFPEVTFHVKSQSGLELVVNLEAEDHEALEQLCYRLRESIPEIVDIAHVYVNFEEEIEKIESGKIDKTMLRKPKFDR, from the coding sequence ATGGTCATTACAGGAAGCGCCTTGCTGATAAAGCCTGGCTCCCATGAAACAGTGCTGGAGCGGCTGAAGGATTTCCCGGAGGTGACTTTTCACGTGAAGTCACAATCCGGATTGGAGCTGGTGGTAAATCTCGAAGCTGAAGATCATGAGGCCCTGGAACAACTTTGTTACCGGCTGCGGGAGAGCATACCTGAAATCGTAGATATTGCTCACGTTTATGTCAATTTTGAAGAGGAAATCGAAAAGATCGAATCAGGCAAGATTGACAAGACCATGCTGCGTAAGCCAAAATTTGACAGGTAG